A part of Rhopalosiphum maidis isolate BTI-1 chromosome 3, ASM367621v3, whole genome shotgun sequence genomic DNA contains:
- the LOC113556377 gene encoding lachesin-like has product MKNVYGVLVVLCINFVYSQRTPIISRITQKSITDIGGTTQLTCTVLYASDFSILWVKVDKERSTEPVTFSTGSTLIIRDSRLSLRQDTDSNSYTLQISDIQETDAGFYRCEVVLGLNNKITADTELVVRRRPFISDNSTRSLIVNEGQPVKLECYAGGYPSPTVSWRRANNAILANGVSIYRGNILKIPAITKEDRGTYYCVAENGVGKGARRNIAIEVEFAPVITVSKPRLGQALQYDMDLECHVEAYPPPAIIWLNNGVQLSNNQHYRISHFATTDEITDTTIRIITIENRQYGDYICKASNVLGNAEVTVTLYETIIPVCPPACGQVSSHLKNSTIKMSSANVLFLITAYLFFFNFNF; this is encoded by the exons aTGAAGAACGTGTATGGAGTCCTCGTCGTGCTGTGTATTAATTTCG tatattctcAGAGGACACCAATTATATCACGTATTACACAAAAAAGTATAACAGACATTGGTGGAACGACTCAATTGACATGTACAGTCTTGTATGCTTCAGATTTCAGTATTTTGTGGGTTAAGGTTGACAAAGAAAGATCTACTGAACCTGTTACATTTTCAACTGGAAGTACACTTATTATTAGAGATTCTAGATTATCATTGAGACAAGACACGGATAGCAATAGTTACACATTAcag attaGTGATATCCAAGAAACTGATGCTGGTTTCTATCGTTGTGAAGTGGTGCTtgggttaaataataaaataacagctGATACCGAGTTAGTTGTACGTAGACGTCCGTTTATTTCTGACAACTCTACTAGATCATTAATTGTAAACGAGGGTCAACCTGTGAAATTGGAATGTTATGCTGGTGGATATCCTAGTCCAACAGTTTCTTGGAGGCGAGCAAACAATGCAATTTTAGCTAATGGTGTatcaatatatag GggtaacattttgaaaattcctGCTATTACCAAAGAAGATCGAGGAACATATTACTGTGTTGCTGAAAATGGTGTTGGAAAAGGTGCCAGACGTAATATTGCTATTGAGGTAGAATTTGCCCCAGTTATAACTGTTTCTAAACCTCGTTTAGGACAAGCTCTACAATATGACATGGATCTCGAATGTCATGTTGAAGCTTATCCTCCGCCAGCCATTATTTGGTTAAATAATGGAGTACAATTATCTAATAATCAACATTACAG AATATCACATTTTGCTACTACAGATGAAATAACTGACACTACAATACGGATCATCACAATTGAAAACCGCCAATATGGTGATTATATCTGTAAAGCATCAAATGTGCTAGGAAATGCTGAAGTAACAGTTACTCTTTAcg aaactaTAATACCAGTATGCCCTCCAGCCTGTGGTCAAGTATCATCACACTTGAAAAACTCAACTATCAAAATGTCAAGTGCTAATGTTTTGTTCTTAATTACtgcttacttatttttttttaatttcaatttttaa